CAATCCTGGCTGATACTGAAAACACAGGACACCAGTCCTAGAaggatttctctctctctacAGCCTATATAGTCCCACAGCTGTACGTTACGTTCTCAAGAAAGAGGCATGTGTGCCAAAGCCCATACAGGATCAGGGCCTATGACACTGTGACAACATAATATGTGTTGTTTCTTACACATATTTCTCTTGCTTGAGATGCTCACGAGGTTGCTTTCTTTCTGGAATGAAAAGTGCCAgtactgtttggttttgttacccccatctcctcctttccctgctatAGGCAGGAAAGCGCTAGCAGCTCTGCCTCATAGGTTGGCAGGaaatttaaaacagcagcaagctgctgctcGGACCACCCCCAGacgttttcttttttttttcttttcccattgaTGTAGGAGACTATTTAATTGGGGGCTGAGTTGTTAAACTTACTCGTTGATGCTTACCAGTAGCTGCCTAACCACTAAcggtgatttttttcctccctgcctcctttgGACAAGCTCCCTGCAATGAAGGTGCTGCTGAGCCTGattgctctgctctctgctgccctgctcaCCAAAGCAGCCCCACCAACTTGCTACTCAAGGGTGTTGTCTCTGAGCAAAGAAATCACGCAGTCCTTTAAGGAGTTACAGACCTCCAAAGCCGTGGTGAGTCGACCTAAAAACTGCTCCTGCAAAGACTCTGCATGTTGCTTGCTTTTGATACAAGTTGCtctcaaaacaaaactgcaatgggtctttcttctttcctgcagGACTCATGTGTAGAGATGCTGCCCAGGCTGTACTTGGACATACATGTAAGTTTTTGCACTTCTTTCTTACTGCTGTGCAACAAAAGCATCTAAAAAGAGAGAATAACTCTTAAGATTGTACCCCAGTAGAGtgatttgaaacaaatttttaaaagctttattaacGAGAGAGATGagtgactgaaaaaataaacccacctTGTTTTGAACCTTATTAAAATCCCTATGGTGTTTCTGAGATTTTACTTgttcaaaaatttaaaaatgaggaAGTCAATACTTTGAAGTGGTTACCATTTGTAGATTATTAATTTATTGTGATGGAACCTTTACAGAGGTTAAATATGTGCaacaaaactttgaaaaatagtttacaagaagaaatgcaaaataaactttcttcACATAATAAATCTACTTCATTTTATATCATGAGTGGCTTCTAGCATgcagttttaataaaaagtagTGCAGGAATACCTTGATggcttttcctgttttaaataaCCACTTGTTgaatccagaaagaaaaactgtgcCTGCAGGTATGAAGTGTGATACTGAGAAAAGACAGCAGTAGTCATCTCCCAGCAAAAACAAAATAGCCTCCTGCATGTAGTTAATGTCATAGTGTTCTGCCCTGGGATATTCAacatattttgcttcttttcccaGTGCTCCACTGAGTAActaaaaagtagaaaatatcAGACAAAGCAAGAAATGTCTCACACATTTTGCCAGAGGCAACTATACTCCCACATCCAAGTCAGGATCCTCTAGATCCCAATTCAAGAGCTGCCAGTGCCTCACTTGATTGCAAAGACCAAACAATATAAGCccagtgcctcagtttcccctgctTTAAAGCAAGAGCTGGGATATTTATTTACCTGCTTCACAAGGGCATGAAATTCATGTTGGCTGTGCTTTATTTTGATAACACAAAGTCTGAGgcaaaaatactctgaaaaaaattttgccTCACGCTTGCAGTACTGCCTATTGTACGGGAACAGAAGAATCATGTCTGTGAGATCTTGATAATCTGTTCATCAGTTAAATCAGGTGCTCTCTTAAAAGTGAGACTGTACCTATTCTGTAGGTAACTCACCTACTACAGGAGCAGATTTGACTGTATTTGCACTGCTGTCTCCTAAAGCATGTCGGAAACAAGCTGGCAGACCAAAATTGTGTCTATGCACTTTTCCAAGCACTTATTTGGACCAAACATCTTTGTTATGAAATACTGGTGGTGAATTTTCCTAACTAAAGGTTACATAGATTACACATACATGGAGGTAGGAGTTCCCACAGAGGCAGTAAGAATTTTGTAAGTGGTGGATGAGAAACGTAAATCTGTGTTTGTGCAGGGTTACACATACCTCTCTTGCATGCTTTTCAGAATTACTGTGTGTTGGCAAAACTCCGTGATTTTGTGGCCTACCCCAGATGTGAGAGAGTGCTTGAAGTGAGtgagctgaaggaaaaagcCCGGAGCCTGTACACTATCATGATCTCCCACTGCAGAAGGGTAGGTCAAGGTGCACCAACAGGGACATAGTCTCTGCTTTTAGAACTCTCTGTTTCCTGTCCCCTGACCAGAAGCACTGGATCAGGACCTGAGCTTCTCAACACTGTGctctcttctgccttcctccttaCAGATGTTAAccttcccattattttttttctccaggacTTGGTGTTCCTCACTGATGACTGTAGCGCTCTGGAAAGTCCTGCACTGCCTCCCATTGAGCCCTCCATCATTGATAGCTAAGAGGGAGTCAACCCAAAAGTTATGCCTGGGAAATTTTCAAGGATACCAAGAGTCAAAATATGTTTATGCAGTCAACTACACCTTTAACAACTAAGATCTTTTTC
This genomic interval from Falco peregrinus isolate bFalPer1 chromosome 2, bFalPer1.pri, whole genome shotgun sequence contains the following:
- the CYTL1 gene encoding cytokine-like protein 1 isoform X1, with amino-acid sequence MKVLLSLIALLSAALLTKAAPPTCYSRVLSLSKEITQSFKELQTSKAVDSCVEMLPRLYLDIHNYCVLAKLRDFVAYPRCERVLEVSELKEKARSLYTIMISHCRRDLVFLTDDCSALESPALPPIEPSIIDS
- the CYTL1 gene encoding cytokine-like protein 1 isoform X2: MKVLLSLIALLSAALLTKAAPPTCYSRVLSLSKEITQSFKELQTSKADSCVEMLPRLYLDIHNYCVLAKLRDFVAYPRCERVLEVSELKEKARSLYTIMISHCRRDLVFLTDDCSALESPALPPIEPSIIDS